In Rickettsiales bacterium, the DNA window TTTATAGATGCCATAATTTGTCATATAGCCATTGATAGCTTTAATTAGAGGGTTCTCATCACTTTCGTTCCTCCAGTTATTTTTATCTTGAATTGCACTATTTAAGCTGAAAGCCTGAACATCTCCATATCTTTCAAAAAGGTTTCTATCTATAGCTTCATTAACAATATCAGCTCTACTGGACAGATTTTCAAGCCTTGCTTGCCTTGTTTCATCAAGTTTTTCAAAGGTAATAGGCATTACCACAGCTAGTGGCACTAAGCCGAATATCATTAAGAGTAAGGTAATTTTAGCTTTTATATTTAGTTTCATAAATAGCCTTTTTGGTTGTTATTTGTTTTCATTTCTTCCCCTGCTTGCGGGGGGAGATTAAGAGCGGGGCTTAGAAGATATAATTTAATCCCAATTTTATGCCCCCACCCTAACCCTCCCCCGTAAACAGGGGAGGGGACATTAAATCATATTAAAACGCTCTGCCGATGCTAAACAAAACTTTGCCATCACATAAATCTGGGCAACGCGTTGTATCAATATTAGTATCAACATATTGAACAGTTAAATCAAAGCCTTTGAAGCTGAAATTTGCACCAACTGCCCAGTCATTATAATCTGGATAAGTGAAGCCTACATTATTTTGAACGGTTTGTCTGCCGATGGAAGCAAAAACACCCACCTCATTTGAAATAAAACCATAACCTTTGTTCAAAATACCATAATTTCTAAACGGAGAATCAATAACACCAAGTGCAGTTTCAATAGGTTTATTAACTATATCAAGGTTTTTAAGTAGCGGAATATTTACTAAACCTTTATAGTAATAACCCTCACCCAAGCCACCACTAAAATCAGGGGTATAATTTACTGAACCAGTAACTGAAGCAACATCAAAATCAGAAGTTACAGCGGTTTGATATTCATAATAATCAAGTTCAAATGAGCTTTCAGCACCTGGATAAATATAATAAATTCCGCCTATGTTGAAATCAAACATTTCATATTTGAAGGTATAGCCTGAATAAACATCAACCTCAAGATTAGCGTCATTTGTAGCACCAAAATCAACATTTGATGCCCAAGCTCCAAGATAAAAACCGCTATCGTGATTATAATCAAACTGCCCTTGAATCGCTCCATTTTCATTTGATTGTGCAATTCCCCTCCAAGTATAATCAGAAATAAAGCCGAATTTACCGGTGAAACTTCCAGGAATTTTTATTATATCTTCAAGTTTTTCTGGCTCCTTCTTTTCTTCCTTAGCAATTGCATAAGAATTTGAGAGGATTGTGAATGACAATAGTGTAAGGCTAAGAAATTTTTTCATATAATAATTAATTAAACAACTTAAAGTTGATATTAATCAATTTTTACTAATGAAAATCAATTTGATTATGGAAGGCAACAAAGAATAAATTGTCTTTTCTTTTAATGCTGATGATAAATTGCCACAAATTAGAAATGACAAATTTTTGAAAATTTTTGAAAATCTATACTCGCACCGCCAATCAGCAAACCATCAACGGAATTTATATTCAAAATTTCTGAGTAATTATTTTCATTTACTGAACCACCATAAAGAATTTTTATGCTCGGAAATTTAGATTTTATAAATTGGTGCATCTCTAAAATTTCCGCTTTTTGTGCGGTTTTGCCAGTGCCGATAGCCCAAACTGGCTCATAGGCAATCACAAATTTTCCATTCAAATTTTTAGTAGAAATTTCAAGTTGCTTACTAACAATTTCTTTATGATTATTCGCTTCTCGCTCAGTTAAATTTTCACCAACGCAGATAATTGGAATTAATCCATTTTGAATAGCAAAATTAGCCTTTTTATTAACTAAATCATCATTTTCAAAGTGATATTGCCTTCTTTCAGAATGTCCTAAAATAACATATTGCACTGAAAATTCTTTTAAC includes these proteins:
- a CDS encoding TorF family putative porin; this translates as MKKFLSLTLLSFTILSNSYAIAKEEKKEPEKLEDIIKIPGSFTGKFGFISDYTWRGIAQSNENGAIQGQFDYNHDSGFYLGAWASNVDFGATNDANLEVDVYSGYTFKYEMFDFNIGGIYYIYPGAESSFELDYYEYQTAVTSDFDVASVTGSVNYTPDFSGGLGEGYYYKGLVNIPLLKNLDIVNKPIETALGVIDSPFRNYGILNKGYGFISNEVGVFASIGRQTVQNNVGFTYPDYNDWAVGANFSFKGFDLTVQYVDTNIDTTRCPDLCDGKVLFSIGRAF
- the tpiA gene encoding triose-phosphate isomerase, which codes for MKLIVGNWKMNLSLAQAKNLASEVKNIKQNRNEIVLCPPFVFLQSISEIISNSHIHLGSQDCHYLGSGAFTGDISPIMLKEFSVQYVILGHSERRQYHFENDDLVNKKANFAIQNGLIPIICVGENLTEREANNHKEIVSKQLEISTKNLNGKFVIAYEPVWAIGTGKTAQKAEILEMHQFIKSKFPSIKILYGGSVNENNYSEILNINSVDGLLIGGASIDFQKFSKICHF